One Thalassospira marina DNA window includes the following coding sequences:
- a CDS encoding response regulator, whose translation MNILLADDHDLVRDGITSFLQTAAPDVTVAQAKDFAEALAIVNGEQPIDLTILDLNMPGMNGLSGLTVMRQKFPDVPVVILSGSVKRSDVLNALEHGASGYLPKTLSGKSLINALRLVLSGEKYIPSALLEDDGGTIRPGEIDLEGLEPDNPLRQLTNREREVLALLTKGLSNKEIAKQLSVREITVKVHLTGIFKKLGAANRTQAVKIAMQLGWEA comes from the coding sequence ATGAACATCCTGCTTGCGGACGACCACGATCTAGTCAGGGATGGCATCACGTCATTTCTGCAAACTGCGGCACCAGATGTCACAGTTGCCCAGGCAAAAGACTTTGCCGAAGCACTGGCAATTGTGAACGGTGAGCAACCTATCGACCTGACCATCCTTGATCTGAACATGCCGGGCATGAACGGCCTTTCCGGGCTGACTGTCATGCGGCAGAAATTCCCCGATGTTCCGGTCGTTATCCTGTCAGGGTCGGTTAAACGCAGCGATGTCTTGAATGCTCTGGAACATGGCGCATCGGGCTATCTGCCCAAAACATTGTCAGGCAAATCCCTGATCAATGCACTGCGACTGGTTCTTTCGGGTGAAAAATACATTCCCTCGGCACTGCTTGAAGATGATGGCGGCACCATTCGCCCCGGCGAAATCGACCTAGAAGGTCTGGAACCCGACAACCCCCTGCGTCAGTTGACCAACCGCGAACGCGAAGTTTTGGCCCTGCTGACCAAAGGTCTGTCGAACAAGGAAATCGCCAAACAGCTTAGCGTGCGTGAAATCACCGTAAAGGTGCATTTGACCGGCATTTTCAAAAAGCTGGGTGCAGCCAACCGTACCCAGGCGGTTAAAATCGCCATGCAGCTTGGCTGGGAAGCCTGA
- a CDS encoding response regulator has protein sequence MNENRFRILLVEDNPGDAFLVQTLLEEAGETFDIEHRINLAGALELLSAPTPEKRFDVVLLDLTLPDSSGVQTISRIRDADGRVPIVVLTGHKDEELAFDALQHGAEDYLTKEFPDGRMIRRSIRYAIERSRSEQALKESEERYRKLVELAPELIAVLSGETISYVNRQGLSILGFDDADTVTGMSIFDLLLPDSREIAEEHIDRYARGYNGRADFVVLCRRTDGVSVELEVSAMAFTHEGAPAMLIVAEDVTEKRKIERQLVQTSKLATLGEMAASVAHEMNQPLNVIRMAADTCALQYEMDMVSPAFQREKLELISGQTERMAEIIRHLRVYSRPDEDDFELFEPMQAVERAVNMVEHDCHLAGIAMDVVISSIPCQVSGRLVQLEQVLVNMLTNSRDAIVESHEDFGSTGGLIRVTATVDAENELLRIAVNDNGGGIPQDAIDLIFHPFFTTKDVGKGTGLGLSVSYGIVEGMGGEIEARNEGDGACFEIILPAVNIGKTIEAPLLDDVDGAYCQRYHSDPDKVARRGNIRIMVVDDEVDAMDIISAYLEGQGYAVSAANDGADALAIAGVITPDILITDIRMPQMDGNQLIRQMRERNPMIPVIVMTGHPGDAEMPHDTGDDAPVMVMAKPLDLKELHAIVDELVQALDIGG, from the coding sequence ATGAACGAAAACCGTTTTCGCATTTTGCTGGTCGAAGATAACCCGGGTGATGCCTTTCTGGTGCAGACCTTGCTGGAAGAAGCCGGCGAGACCTTTGATATCGAACACCGCATCAATCTTGCCGGTGCGCTGGAGCTGTTATCGGCACCCACACCGGAAAAGCGGTTTGATGTGGTGCTGCTGGACCTGACATTGCCGGATTCATCCGGTGTGCAGACCATCAGCCGCATCCGCGATGCCGATGGCAGGGTGCCCATTGTGGTGCTGACCGGGCATAAGGACGAAGAACTGGCCTTTGATGCCCTTCAACATGGTGCAGAAGATTACCTGACCAAGGAATTTCCCGACGGGCGCATGATCCGCCGCTCGATCCGCTATGCCATTGAACGGTCACGGTCCGAACAGGCATTGAAGGAAAGCGAGGAACGCTATCGCAAGCTGGTTGAGCTTGCCCCCGAACTGATTGCCGTTTTAAGCGGCGAGACGATTTCCTATGTCAACCGGCAGGGGTTGAGCATTTTGGGTTTTGATGATGCCGATACCGTCACGGGTATGAGCATTTTTGACCTGTTATTGCCCGACAGCCGCGAAATTGCCGAAGAGCATATTGACCGTTATGCAAGGGGCTATAACGGGCGGGCGGATTTTGTGGTTTTGTGCCGCCGTACCGATGGTGTTTCGGTGGAACTGGAAGTTTCCGCCATGGCCTTTACCCATGAAGGCGCACCGGCCATGCTGATTGTGGCGGAGGACGTTACCGAAAAGCGCAAAATCGAACGTCAGCTTGTGCAAACATCCAAGCTGGCGACCCTGGGTGAAATGGCGGCATCGGTGGCCCATGAAATGAACCAGCCGTTAAATGTTATTCGCATGGCGGCAGATACCTGCGCGCTGCAATATGAAATGGATATGGTTTCGCCGGCCTTTCAGCGCGAAAAACTGGAACTGATCAGCGGGCAGACAGAACGCATGGCCGAAATCATCCGGCATTTGCGGGTTTATAGCCGCCCTGACGAAGATGATTTTGAACTGTTTGAGCCAATGCAGGCGGTGGAACGCGCTGTTAACATGGTGGAACACGATTGCCACCTGGCGGGCATTGCCATGGATGTGGTGATATCTTCCATCCCTTGCCAGGTTTCCGGGCGTTTGGTGCAGCTTGAACAGGTGTTGGTCAATATGCTGACCAATTCGCGCGATGCCATTGTGGAGAGCCACGAAGATTTTGGCAGCACAGGTGGGCTTATTCGTGTTACCGCCACGGTGGATGCGGAAAATGAATTGCTGCGTATCGCTGTAAATGACAATGGCGGTGGTATTCCGCAGGATGCGATTGATCTGATTTTTCATCCCTTTTTCACCACCAAGGATGTGGGGAAGGGCACCGGGCTCGGCCTTTCTGTCAGCTATGGCATTGTCGAGGGGATGGGCGGCGAAATTGAAGCCCGCAACGAAGGTGATGGCGCCTGTTTTGAAATAATTCTGCCTGCCGTCAATATTGGCAAAACCATCGAAGCACCTTTGCTTGATGATGTTGATGGCGCCTATTGCCAGCGATATCACAGCGACCCAGATAAGGTCGCGCGGCGGGGCAACATCCGCATCATGGTGGTGGACGACGAAGTCGACGCCATGGACATTATTTCGGCCTATCTTGAAGGGCAGGGCTATGCCGTCAGTGCGGCCAATGACGGGGCCGATGCCCTTGCCATTGCCGGGGTGATCACACCCGACATCCTGATTACTGATATCCGCATGCCACAAATGGATGGCAACCAGCTTATCCGGCAGATGCGCGAACGCAACCCGATGATCCCGGTTATTGTGATGACGGGCCATCCCGGAGATGCGGAAATGCCCCATGATACTGGTGACGATGCGCCCGTTATGGTTATGGCAAAGCCGCTCGACCTTAAGGAACTTCACGCCATTGTCGATGAATTGGTACAGGCGCTTGATATCGGCGGTTAA
- a CDS encoding MDR family oxidoreductase — protein sequence MSEKFRALVLNTAEDGKEVLPEFKDLSINDLPEGDVLVRVAHSTLNYKDGMILNGLGRLVRQYPHVPGVDFAGEVVDSSDARYKAGDKVILTGWRVGESHWGGYAQMARVKADWLVPLPDGLSTEQAMAIGTAGFTSMLAVMALEEQGVSPDQDGEILVTGAAGGVGSVAISILSHLGYRVVASTGRPENADYLKHLGASDIVDRAALAEAPNRPLLSERWLGAIDSVGSTTLAHMLAEMKYHGVVAACGLAGGPDLPATVIPFLLRGVRLIGIDSVLCPYERRVRAWQRLVTDLPAKRLGEATETVPLSAVLPYGEKILKGGVRGRLVIDVAAG from the coding sequence ATGAGCGAGAAGTTTCGAGCCCTGGTTCTCAATACGGCGGAAGACGGCAAGGAAGTTTTGCCGGAATTCAAAGACCTTTCCATCAATGACCTGCCGGAAGGCGATGTGCTGGTGCGTGTGGCCCATAGCACGCTGAATTACAAGGACGGCATGATCCTGAACGGGCTGGGGCGTTTGGTGCGGCAATATCCGCATGTGCCCGGCGTCGATTTTGCCGGTGAAGTGGTTGATTCATCAGATGCGCGCTACAAGGCTGGGGACAAGGTGATCCTGACCGGGTGGCGTGTTGGTGAAAGCCATTGGGGCGGATATGCCCAAATGGCGCGCGTCAAGGCCGATTGGCTGGTACCCCTGCCGGACGGTTTAAGCACCGAACAGGCAATGGCAATTGGCACAGCCGGTTTTACATCGATGCTGGCCGTTATGGCGCTGGAAGAACAGGGTGTTTCACCCGATCAAGATGGTGAAATACTGGTAACCGGTGCCGCAGGTGGTGTGGGGTCGGTGGCAATTTCCATTTTGTCGCATCTGGGTTATCGGGTTGTCGCCTCGACCGGGCGGCCCGAAAATGCCGATTACCTCAAGCATCTGGGGGCCAGTGATATTGTTGATCGCGCAGCCCTTGCCGAGGCTCCCAATCGCCCGTTGTTAAGTGAACGCTGGTTAGGCGCAATTGACAGTGTTGGCAGCACAACGTTGGCCCATATGCTTGCAGAAATGAAATATCATGGCGTGGTTGCGGCATGTGGCCTTGCTGGCGGGCCAGATTTGCCAGCAACGGTTATTCCGTTCCTGCTGCGCGGTGTAAGGTTGATTGGCATAGATTCAGTCCTGTGCCCCTATGAAAGGCGGGTTCGCGCCTGGCAGCGTTTGGTAACCGATTTACCGGCCAAGCGTCTGGGTGAGGCAACTGAAACAGTGCCATTATCGGCTGTTTTGCCTTATGGCGAAAAAATCCTCAAAGGCGGGGTGCGTGGCCGCTTGGTGATTGATGTAGCCGCCGGATAA
- a CDS encoding YkvA family protein, translated as MARRGLAIIPNLIKGLVRRDVPIKSKALLLAGLVYLVSPVDLIPDFMLGAGWIDDLVIVPLLGWFSWRVLPPAVQDDMKKD; from the coding sequence GTGGCGCGACGTGGACTTGCGATTATTCCCAATCTGATCAAGGGGCTTGTTCGGCGCGACGTGCCGATAAAAAGCAAAGCCCTGTTGCTGGCCGGGCTGGTTTATCTGGTAAGCCCGGTGGATTTGATACCCGATTTCATGCTTGGCGCGGGCTGGATCGATGATCTGGTGATTGTGCCCCTATTAGGCTGGTTTTCCTGGCGGGTCTTGCCGCCAGCCGTGCAGGACGACATGAAAAAAGACTGA
- a CDS encoding glycosyltransferase family 2 protein, with protein MTKTPKLSVVMCVHNEEERLAACLEHLRFADELVILCDKCTDSSEQIARDFGAKVVVGRWDIEGERRNQAQREASGDWLLEIDADEHVSAELAHSIRAIIANPEFDRYPVYIDNYIGKRLVKYGWGASFGTSIVCRLLKPGTKQWGMQRVHPSITWSGREGPVLKGSVAHYLDRNISDMVRRLDSYSTARAKDLKASGNIGTLANNIRRFFSRFIKCFIGRKGYREGALGLLIAIFAGLFPLISYIKAKYDDI; from the coding sequence GTGACCAAGACACCAAAACTTTCAGTGGTGATGTGCGTTCATAACGAAGAAGAACGGCTTGCTGCTTGTCTTGAACATCTGCGTTTTGCTGACGAGCTTGTCATTCTTTGTGATAAATGTACCGATAGCAGCGAGCAGATTGCCCGTGATTTTGGGGCCAAGGTTGTTGTTGGGCGCTGGGATATTGAAGGTGAACGTCGAAATCAGGCACAACGGGAAGCATCTGGAGACTGGCTTTTGGAGATTGATGCCGATGAGCATGTGAGTGCAGAACTGGCGCATTCCATTCGTGCTATAATTGCCAATCCGGAATTTGACCGTTACCCAGTTTACATTGATAATTACATTGGTAAGCGGCTGGTGAAATATGGTTGGGGGGCTTCGTTTGGAACCTCGATTGTTTGCAGGTTGTTGAAACCGGGGACAAAACAGTGGGGCATGCAACGTGTGCACCCCTCGATTACGTGGTCCGGCCGTGAAGGACCTGTTTTGAAAGGCAGTGTTGCACATTATCTCGATCGGAATATTTCCGATATGGTGCGGCGACTGGACAGCTACAGCACAGCGCGCGCCAAAGACCTGAAAGCCAGCGGTAATATTGGCACACTGGCCAATAACATTCGCAGGTTCTTTTCGCGGTTTATTAAGTGTTTTATCGGTCGCAAAGGTTATCGGGAGGGAGCGTTGGGGCTTCTCATTGCGATCTTTGCAGGTCTGTTTCCGCTGATCTCCTATATCAAGGCGAAATACGACGATATTTGA
- a CDS encoding glycosyltransferase family 9 protein, whose translation MRLLFITSNRLGDAVLSTSVLRHFVETRPELRITVACGPVAAPIFEAVPNLERIIRMPKQKRGGHWWNLWKSVVTHWWDVIIDLRGSATAYVLPGRKRIVLSGNDDSMHRVEQLGRLIGVNPPPRPILWTRPQDDARAREILPIGEKKILGIGAGANWFGKIWPAERFAELVDHLTCAGGAFEGAHVLFLGAPDEYDLSRPVIDRVSENRRSAIFGDEHLLTVAACLKHVDLYVGNDSGLMHMAAAAGVPTVGLFGPSKEENYGPYGPLGCPVRTDLSYRQIIDAREDRFDGKTLMTSLSVGKVEAAIGQHMQKITG comes from the coding sequence GTGCGCCTGCTTTTTATTACGTCTAACCGGCTGGGGGATGCGGTTTTATCGACATCGGTTTTGCGCCATTTTGTTGAAACCCGCCCCGAATTGCGCATTACGGTGGCCTGCGGCCCGGTTGCCGCGCCAATTTTTGAAGCCGTTCCCAACCTTGAACGCATCATTCGCATGCCCAAACAAAAACGCGGCGGGCATTGGTGGAATTTGTGGAAATCGGTGGTAACGCACTGGTGGGACGTGATTATTGATCTGCGCGGCAGCGCCACGGCCTATGTCCTGCCCGGTCGCAAACGCATTGTGCTTTCGGGTAATGATGACAGCATGCACCGCGTTGAACAGCTTGGCCGGTTGATTGGCGTAAACCCGCCGCCGCGTCCCATTTTGTGGACGCGACCACAGGACGATGCCCGCGCCAGAGAGATTTTGCCAATTGGTGAGAAAAAGATATTGGGTATTGGTGCAGGTGCAAACTGGTTTGGAAAGATATGGCCCGCTGAGCGATTTGCCGAGCTTGTTGACCATTTGACTTGCGCTGGTGGGGCTTTTGAAGGTGCGCATGTGCTATTTTTGGGCGCGCCAGATGAATACGATCTTTCCCGTCCAGTGATCGATCGTGTTTCTGAGAATAGACGGTCTGCTATTTTTGGCGATGAGCATTTGCTAACGGTTGCTGCGTGCCTGAAACATGTTGATTTGTATGTTGGTAATGATTCAGGGCTGATGCATATGGCGGCTGCTGCCGGTGTGCCTACTGTCGGGCTTTTTGGGCCATCCAAAGAAGAAAATTATGGTCCATATGGGCCATTGGGATGTCCTGTCAGAACCGATTTGAGTTATCGTCAGATTATTGACGCGCGTGAAGACCGCTTTGACGGTAAAACTTTGATGACAAGTTTGTCGGTCGGCAAAGTTGAAGCGGCCATTGGGCAGCATATGCAGAAGATTACGGGGTAA
- a CDS encoding glycosyltransferase — translation MLDRSIRFEPEDIVTRPLGARQRGFIALAEAFAARGHEVLARRLDGAYITRNGVRWGQLADEAPAFGDALPDRILAWRDPLLLDARPVAEDGQRWLWYDGGLARLDENECRMALLTSLARIIFTDPRQRDGYHNDLGFIPRLIAPGASPAFVAAGNDHIAVADREPVAITVAGWNDGLADIVRIWCEEIAVKPAHARLEIYSAALANALAGQESNVPDVLVNLVRDALGDGVRVCMPLSEQDMAARMAKARVFLHHGGNRFNGDHAGTWLCDALAAGTPVVSFGGIAEARIENGRNGYIVPDDAAYGNLVAQMLGDDAFFAGQSEAARNGRREWLNVAADLEKL, via the coding sequence ATGCTAGACCGTTCGATCCGGTTTGAACCTGAAGATATCGTCACCCGGCCGCTTGGTGCGCGCCAGCGGGGTTTTATCGCGCTGGCCGAAGCCTTTGCCGCGCGCGGGCACGAGGTATTGGCACGCCGCCTTGATGGCGCCTATATCACGCGAAATGGCGTGCGCTGGGGCCAGCTTGCCGACGAGGCACCTGCCTTTGGTGATGCGTTGCCGGATCGCATTCTGGCATGGCGTGATCCGCTTTTGCTTGATGCCCGCCCAGTTGCCGAGGATGGGCAACGCTGGCTTTGGTATGATGGCGGTCTTGCCCGGCTGGATGAAAACGAATGCCGCATGGCCCTGTTAACCAGCCTTGCCCGCATCATTTTTACCGATCCGCGCCAGCGTGACGGGTATCATAATGATCTTGGTTTTATACCGCGTCTGATCGCACCGGGGGCCAGCCCGGCCTTTGTTGCGGCGGGGAATGACCATATTGCAGTCGCGGACCGCGAACCGGTGGCAATAACGGTTGCAGGCTGGAATGATGGTCTGGCCGACATTGTGCGCATCTGGTGCGAGGAAATTGCCGTTAAACCGGCGCATGCCCGTTTGGAAATTTATTCGGCTGCCCTTGCCAATGCGCTGGCCGGGCAGGAAAGCAATGTGCCCGATGTGCTGGTTAACCTGGTACGCGATGCGTTAGGAGATGGTGTGCGCGTTTGCATGCCGTTAAGCGAGCAGGACATGGCTGCGCGCATGGCTAAGGCAAGGGTGTTTTTACATCATGGCGGCAACCGTTTTAACGGTGACCACGCCGGGACCTGGCTGTGTGATGCGCTGGCGGCAGGAACGCCGGTGGTATCGTTTGGTGGTATTGCCGAAGCCCGCATTGAAAACGGGCGGAATGGCTATATCGTGCCCGATGATGCGGCATATGGTAATCTGGTGGCGCAAATGCTGGGTGATGATGCCTTTTTTGCAGGCCAGTCCGAAGCGGCCCGCAACGGGCGGCGCGAATGGCTTAATGTTGCCGCCGATCTGGAGAAACTTTAA
- a CDS encoding YgfZ/GcvT domain-containing protein translates to MSETLYTPLPDRAVIRVSGPDRVDFLQGLVSNNVEKISPEQSGYGALLTPQGKFLYDFFMYYQDEDSLLIECEGGDRAESLFKKLRMYKLRAKVELADVSNDYDVIAVFGDHATSALSLPDQAGSTARLADGIKAVDPRLAAMGCRVLLPKGEESALAGTGASKSTIDAYHTRRVRLGLPNGSEELEVDKAILLENGFEELGGVDFKKGCYMGQELTARTKYRGLVRKRLLPIEIDGPAPEIGSFIMNEDQEAGTIKSIHGTAGLAMIRLERIGEDAKLQAGDASITVHIPEWVQLPARD, encoded by the coding sequence ATGAGCGAAACTTTGTACACCCCCCTGCCCGACCGCGCTGTCATCCGCGTCAGTGGCCCTGATCGCGTCGATTTTCTGCAAGGGCTTGTGTCGAACAATGTCGAAAAAATCAGCCCGGAGCAATCGGGTTATGGTGCCCTGTTAACCCCGCAGGGCAAATTTCTGTATGATTTTTTCATGTATTATCAGGATGAAGACAGCCTGCTGATCGAATGTGAAGGTGGTGATCGGGCCGAAAGCCTGTTTAAAAAGCTGCGCATGTATAAATTGCGCGCCAAGGTCGAGCTGGCAGATGTCAGCAATGACTATGATGTCATTGCTGTTTTTGGTGATCATGCCACATCGGCCCTGTCCCTGCCCGATCAGGCTGGCAGCACGGCCCGCCTTGCAGATGGCATCAAGGCCGTGGACCCGCGCCTGGCAGCCATGGGTTGCCGTGTTTTATTGCCCAAGGGTGAAGAAAGCGCCCTTGCTGGCACAGGTGCCAGCAAAAGTACGATTGACGCCTATCATACCCGGCGTGTGCGCCTTGGCCTGCCCAATGGCAGCGAGGAACTGGAAGTCGACAAAGCTATCCTGCTTGAAAACGGCTTCGAAGAACTGGGCGGCGTTGACTTCAAAAAGGGCTGCTATATGGGCCAGGAACTGACCGCGCGAACCAAATATCGCGGCCTTGTGCGCAAACGCCTGCTGCCCATCGAAATTGATGGACCAGCACCGGAAATCGGCAGCTTCATCATGAATGAAGACCAGGAAGCAGGCACCATCAAAAGCATCCACGGCACAGCCGGTCTTGCCATGATCCGGCTGGAACGGATTGGTGAGGATGCCAAATTACAGGCCGGCGATGCCAGCATCACCGTCCATATCCCGGAATGGGTGCAACTGCCTGCCCGCGATTAA
- the ppdK gene encoding pyruvate, phosphate dikinase, translating into MTKWVYGFGGGSAEGRSDMRELLGGKGANLAEMSNLGLPVPPGFTITTEVCTAFYENDRNYPADLNDDVEAALKAVENLVGRQFGDAANPLLVSVRSGARASMPGMMDTVLNLGLNDDTVEGLAAVSGDRRFAYDSYRRFIQMYGDVVLGVDHYNFEEILEIHKEDKGYVLDTEMSADDWQAIVEGFKAKVAEELGRPFPQDPREQLWGAIGAVFGSWMNARANTYRRLHNIPASWGTAVNVQAMVFGNMGDDCATGVCFSRNPSTGENRFYGEYLINAQGEDVVAGIRTPAPLTKIEREESGSDLLSMEEAMPAVFAELVAVRDKLESHYRDMQDMEFTVEANHLYMLQTRSGKRTAKAALRIAVEMCQDGVINREDALKRVDPAQLDQLLHPTLDPDAEKQVIGMGLPASPGAASGQLVFSAETAEDWAHNKGRKVVLVRIETSPEDIAGMHAAEGILTARGGMTSHAAVVARGMGKPCVCGAGAIKIDYRGGTMNAGGVMLKEGDVITIDGGTGEVMLGEVATLKPDLSGDFSQLMEWADDVRRLKVRTNAETPEDAETARGFGAEGIGLCRTEHMFFDPARIISMREMILAETEAGRRSALAKLLPYQRQDFIDLFRIMNGLPVTIRLLDPPLHEFLPHGDNEIAEVAKAADVSESIVRRRLLDLAEANPMLGHRGCRLGISYPEIYEMQARAIFEAAIEVSKDGGDPVIPEIMIPLVVGKKELEILKAAIIKVAGEVETEQSAKLTYLVGTMIELPRAALRAGDIAEEAEFFSFGTNDLTQTTFGLSRDDASRFLDTYIAKDIFAGDPFVSLDQEGVGELIGLAAERGRATRSDIKLGICGEHGGDPASIAFCEQQGLDYVSCSPYRVPIARLAAAQAALAKADLSFCGK; encoded by the coding sequence ATGACCAAATGGGTGTACGGCTTCGGCGGCGGTAGCGCCGAAGGACGTTCCGATATGCGCGAACTGTTGGGTGGCAAGGGGGCAAACCTTGCCGAAATGTCCAATCTCGGGCTTCCGGTTCCACCAGGTTTTACCATCACGACCGAGGTCTGCACGGCGTTTTATGAAAACGACCGTAACTATCCGGCCGATCTGAATGATGACGTCGAAGCGGCTCTCAAGGCAGTGGAAAATCTGGTCGGGCGCCAATTTGGTGATGCCGCCAATCCTTTGCTGGTTTCCGTGCGCTCTGGCGCGCGTGCCTCGATGCCGGGCATGATGGACACGGTTCTGAATTTGGGCCTGAATGACGATACGGTTGAAGGTTTGGCGGCGGTCTCTGGGGATCGCCGTTTTGCGTATGACAGCTACCGTCGTTTCATTCAGATGTATGGTGACGTTGTTCTGGGCGTTGACCATTACAATTTCGAGGAAATCCTTGAAATCCATAAGGAAGACAAGGGCTATGTCCTTGATACCGAAATGTCCGCCGATGATTGGCAGGCCATTGTCGAAGGTTTCAAAGCCAAGGTCGCCGAAGAACTGGGCCGTCCCTTCCCGCAGGACCCGCGCGAACAGCTTTGGGGCGCGATTGGTGCGGTATTTGGCAGCTGGATGAATGCACGGGCGAATACCTATCGCCGCCTTCACAACATTCCGGCAAGCTGGGGCACGGCGGTTAACGTTCAGGCCATGGTATTTGGCAATATGGGCGATGATTGCGCAACGGGCGTTTGCTTCTCGCGTAATCCCTCGACCGGGGAAAACCGTTTTTACGGCGAATATCTGATCAATGCCCAGGGCGAAGACGTGGTTGCGGGTATCCGCACCCCGGCGCCGTTGACGAAAATTGAACGCGAAGAAAGTGGTTCGGACCTGCTGTCGATGGAAGAAGCCATGCCTGCGGTGTTTGCCGAACTGGTTGCCGTGCGCGACAAGCTTGAATCCCATTATCGCGACATGCAGGACATGGAATTCACCGTGGAGGCCAACCACCTTTACATGCTGCAAACCCGTTCGGGCAAACGTACCGCCAAGGCGGCCCTGCGCATTGCCGTTGAGATGTGCCAGGATGGTGTGATCAACCGCGAAGATGCACTGAAACGTGTTGATCCTGCCCAGCTTGACCAGCTTTTGCACCCGACCCTGGACCCCGATGCCGAAAAACAGGTGATTGGTATGGGCCTGCCCGCATCACCCGGTGCTGCATCGGGCCAGCTGGTGTTTTCGGCGGAAACGGCTGAAGACTGGGCCCATAACAAGGGCCGCAAGGTGGTGCTGGTGCGTATTGAAACCAGCCCCGAAGATATTGCCGGTATGCATGCCGCCGAAGGCATTTTGACCGCGCGTGGTGGCATGACCAGCCACGCCGCCGTTGTGGCGCGTGGCATGGGCAAGCCCTGTGTGTGTGGTGCCGGTGCCATCAAGATCGATTATCGCGGCGGCACGATGAATGCTGGCGGCGTGATGCTGAAAGAAGGCGACGTGATCACCATTGATGGTGGCACGGGCGAAGTGATGCTGGGCGAAGTTGCGACCTTGAAACCTGATCTGTCGGGCGATTTTTCGCAGTTGATGGAATGGGCCGATGATGTGCGCCGCCTGAAAGTCCGCACCAATGCCGAAACCCCGGAAGATGCAGAAACCGCCCGTGGTTTCGGGGCCGAAGGGATTGGCCTGTGCCGTACGGAACATATGTTCTTTGATCCGGCACGTATCATTTCCATGCGTGAAATGATTTTGGCTGAAACCGAAGCAGGCCGCCGCAGTGCGCTTGCCAAACTGCTGCCCTATCAGCGTCAGGACTTTATTGACCTGTTCCGCATCATGAACGGGCTGCCCGTTACGATCCGTCTGCTTGATCCGCCGCTTCACGAATTTCTGCCGCATGGCGACAACGAAATTGCCGAAGTTGCCAAGGCTGCCGATGTTTCGGAAAGCATTGTTCGCCGCCGTCTGCTGGATCTGGCCGAAGCAAACCCGATGCTGGGGCATCGTGGGTGCCGTCTGGGGATCAGCTATCCGGAAATTTATGAAATGCAGGCCCGCGCCATTTTTGAAGCCGCCATCGAGGTTTCAAAGGATGGAGGCGATCCTGTCATTCCGGAAATCATGATCCCGCTGGTGGTCGGTAAAAAGGAACTCGAAATCCTGAAAGCCGCGATCATCAAGGTGGCGGGTGAAGTGGAAACCGAACAATCGGCGAAACTGACCTATCTGGTCGGCACCATGATCGAACTGCCGCGTGCGGCCTTGCGTGCGGGTGACATTGCCGAGGAAGCCGAGTTTTTCAGCTTTGGCACCAACGACCTGACGCAGACCACCTTTGGCCTGTCGCGTGACGATGCATCACGCTTCCTTGATACCTACATCGCCAAGGATATTTTTGCTGGCGACCCGTTTGTATCGCTTGATCAGGAAGGTGTTGGCGAGCTGATCGGCCTTGCTGCCGAACGTGGCCGTGCAACGCGCAGCGATATCAAACTTGGTATCTGTGGTGAACATGGTGGTGATCCGGCATCCATTGCTTTCTGTGAGCAGCAGGGGCTGGATTACGTATCGTGCTCGCCCTATCGCGTGCCGATCGCCCGTTTGGCGGCAGCACAGGCGGCCCTTGCCAAGGCGGATTTATCCTTTTGCGGTAAATAA